In Deferribacteraceae bacterium V6Fe1, one genomic interval encodes:
- the pstA gene encoding phosphate ABC transporter permease PstA, with amino-acid sequence MSVKNIHSKINRKRYLKEKVFKIYGIIALMISFLFLLTFFGNMIGKGYSALRQAKIYTTITITPEVLEDPAYAFPEEDYYFVSRDEIRRLPLMIQDSKGMMNKTFKEWVTADSEVDQYLKGKPSRLKNTDKKYIDKLKEEGRVRLFFNWGFFTNGDSNLPEIAGIKAAMFGTIYVMIITILVSVPIGIATAIYLEEYAKDNFLTRIIEVNINNLAAIPSIIYGLLGLAIFINVLHVPRSSALAGGLTLGIMNLPVIVISARAAIKSIPPSIKEAAYGVGASKLQVIWHHILPLAIPGILTGFIIGLARSIGETAPLLIIGMVAYIPDAPTSFTQSTTVLPAQIYNWSTASLRAFTEKTALAILVLLTVMLFLNAIAIWLRNKYEKQW; translated from the coding sequence ATGTCCGTTAAAAATATTCATAGTAAGATAAATAGAAAAAGATATTTGAAAGAAAAGGTTTTCAAAATCTATGGCATAATTGCTCTTATGATTTCATTTCTATTTTTGCTTACATTTTTTGGCAATATGATTGGCAAGGGTTATTCGGCATTAAGGCAAGCTAAAATATATACTACAATAACTATTACGCCCGAAGTGCTGGAAGACCCCGCTTACGCATTCCCTGAAGAAGATTATTATTTTGTAAGTCGCGATGAAATAAGAAGATTGCCGTTAATGATACAGGATTCCAAAGGGATGATGAATAAAACATTTAAGGAGTGGGTAACAGCAGACTCTGAAGTGGATCAATATTTAAAAGGGAAACCTTCAAGACTTAAAAATACTGACAAGAAGTACATTGATAAGCTAAAAGAGGAGGGGAGAGTCAGACTATTTTTTAACTGGGGTTTTTTTACAAACGGGGATTCTAATCTCCCGGAAATAGCAGGTATAAAAGCTGCTATGTTTGGAACTATTTATGTGATGATTATCACAATTTTGGTAAGTGTGCCAATCGGTATTGCCACTGCAATTTATTTGGAGGAATATGCCAAAGATAATTTTCTGACAAGGATAATTGAGGTCAATATTAATAATTTGGCAGCTATCCCTTCAATCATTTACGGTCTTTTGGGCCTTGCTATATTTATAAATGTGTTACATGTTCCAAGGTCATCTGCCCTTGCTGGAGGGCTTACTTTGGGGATTATGAACTTACCTGTCATAGTCATCAGTGCCAGAGCTGCAATAAAGTCAATCCCACCTTCTATTAAAGAAGCAGCTTATGGAGTGGGTGCTTCAAAATTGCAGGTAATATGGCACCATATTCTCCCACTTGCAATCCCCGGAATTTTGACTGGTTTTATTATAGGTCTTGCCAGGTCGATAGGTGAAACTGCCCCTCTTCTTATTATAGGTATGGTAGCTTATATCCCCGATGCCCCTACAAGCTTTACTCAATCCACGACTGTATTGCCTGCACAGATTTATAATTGGTCTACAGCCTCATTAAGGGCTTTTACGGAAAAGACAGCACTTGCTATTTTAGTCTTACTAACGGTAATGCTGTTTTTAAATGCTATTGCCATTTGGCTTAGAAATAAATACGAAAAACAGTGGTAA
- a CDS encoding phosphate ABC transporter ATP-binding protein, producing MNAMNIKMSATNVNFYYGEFKALKNINIKFYENHVTALIGPSGCGKSTFLRCLNRMNDLIDGTKVEGEILLDSENIYDADVDVVELRKKVGMVFQKPNPFPKSIYENIAYGPKIHGMANKGAEMDELVENSLKKAFLWDEVKDRLHAPATALSGGQQQRLCIARAIAMKPDIILMDEPASALDPIATQKIEDLIFELKNNFTIIIVTHSMQQAARVSDFTAFFYMGNLIEFGKTDEIFTKPKLKQTEDYITGRFG from the coding sequence ATGAATGCTATGAATATTAAGATGTCAGCAACAAATGTAAATTTTTATTACGGAGAGTTTAAGGCACTTAAAAATATAAATATTAAGTTTTACGAAAATCATGTTACAGCACTGATTGGGCCTTCCGGTTGCGGTAAAAGTACATTTTTAAGGTGTCTTAACAGAATGAATGATTTGATTGACGGCACAAAAGTAGAAGGGGAAATTTTACTGGACAGTGAAAATATTTATGATGCTGATGTAGACGTAGTGGAGTTGCGAAAAAAGGTAGGGATGGTATTTCAAAAGCCGAATCCTTTTCCCAAATCGATTTATGAAAATATTGCCTATGGGCCCAAAATACACGGTATGGCAAATAAAGGTGCCGAAATGGATGAACTTGTAGAAAACTCTCTGAAAAAAGCATTTTTATGGGATGAGGTAAAGGATAGATTGCATGCCCCTGCCACAGCACTTTCAGGAGGGCAGCAACAGCGGCTTTGTATTGCAAGAGCAATAGCTATGAAACCTGACATAATTCTCATGGATGAGCCTGCATCAGCCCTTGATCCTATTGCAACTCAGAAGATAGAAGATTTGATTTTTGAGCTTAAGAATAATTTTACAATAATTATAGTGACTCACAGTATGCAGCAAGCTGCAAGAGTCTCAGATTTTACCGCATTTTTTTATATGGGAAATTTAATAGAATTCGGTAAAACGGATGAAATATTTACAAAACCCAAACTAAAGCAGACGGAAGATTATATCACAGGTAGATTTGGTTAA
- a CDS encoding response regulator produces MSSKVLIIEDEEDLREILKFNLEREGFQVEAVQDANYGLMILEEFIPDIILLDLMLPGLKGQQFLKLIKSNSMFRLIPVIIVSAKNSESDIVGALESGAEDFITKPFSIKILMAKIKVILKRKSVIDSNMVTYNGIELDKSLRVAKIEGEQIELTLKEFELLQLLISNPKRVFTRNQLLTNIWGYDADVYTRTVDSHISSLRKKLKSKGDIIKSVPKVGYKVE; encoded by the coding sequence ATGAGCAGTAAAGTACTTATCATCGAAGATGAAGAAGATTTGAGAGAGATTCTTAAATTCAATCTTGAAAGAGAGGGGTTTCAAGTAGAAGCAGTCCAAGACGCCAATTACGGACTTATGATACTCGAGGAGTTTATTCCAGATATAATTCTTTTAGACCTAATGCTTCCAGGGCTTAAGGGACAACAATTTTTAAAACTTATCAAAAGCAATTCGATGTTTAGGCTCATACCGGTCATTATTGTTTCTGCCAAAAATTCAGAGAGTGATATTGTTGGTGCCCTTGAAAGTGGTGCTGAAGACTTTATTACCAAACCGTTTAGCATAAAGATATTGATGGCAAAGATTAAAGTTATTTTAAAAAGGAAATCTGTTATTGATTCCAATATGGTTACCTATAACGGAATAGAGCTGGATAAATCACTTAGAGTTGCAAAAATAGAGGGTGAACAAATCGAGCTTACTTTAAAAGAATTTGAACTTTTACAACTTCTTATATCAAATCCGAAAAGGGTGTTTACCAGAAATCAGCTACTAACGAATATCTGGGGGTATGATGCCGATGTATATACGAGGACAGTTGATTCCCACATTTCATCCCTTAGAAAAAAATTAAAAAGTAAAGGGGATATAATCAAATCTGTCCCAAAAGTCGGCTATAAGGTAGAATAA
- the phoU gene encoding phosphate signaling complex protein PhoU produces the protein MKKLEHEILEIKAQLAEMSGKVTQMLEKSMQSLVEANTPLAEEVIKMDDEVDIIDSSIDEKCLTILALYEPKAIDLRYITTVLRIIVDLERIGDHCVDIAKEVRNINQYPPIKPYIDLPRMAKITMEMIQSSLSAFFNRDVTLALTTIKQDDIIDNLHKQILRELLTYIAEDIRKTSVAISLMFIVRSIERIADHSTNICEMVYFMNTGKNIKHKNINEIMESYEQ, from the coding sequence ATGAAAAAATTAGAGCATGAAATATTGGAAATCAAAGCTCAGCTGGCAGAAATGAGTGGAAAAGTAACTCAAATGCTTGAGAAATCTATGCAGTCTTTAGTAGAGGCAAATACGCCCCTTGCAGAAGAGGTCATAAAGATGGATGACGAAGTAGATATCATTGATTCATCAATTGATGAAAAATGCCTAACCATACTTGCACTCTACGAGCCAAAAGCGATAGATTTAAGATATATTACAACGGTTTTGAGAATAATCGTCGATTTGGAAAGGATAGGTGACCATTGTGTAGATATCGCCAAAGAGGTTAGAAATATTAATCAATATCCACCCATAAAGCCATATATAGACCTCCCTCGCATGGCAAAAATAACTATGGAAATGATTCAATCTTCTCTTTCGGCTTTTTTCAATAGAGATGTTACGCTTGCTTTAACGACAATCAAACAGGATGACATTATAGATAACCTGCACAAACAGATATTAAGAGAACTATTGACCTATATCGCAGAAGATATCAGAAAAACAAGTGTGGCAATTTCACTGATGTTTATAGTTAGAAGTATTGAAAGGATTGCTGATCACTCTACAAATATTTGCGAAATGGTCTATTTTATGAATACGGGCAAAAATATAAAACATAAAAATATTAATGAGATAATGGAGAGTTATGAGCAGTAA
- a CDS encoding peptidylprolyl isomerase — protein sequence MKKIFLTLMFLTITTAIFAQTLATINGKVKIDSSEVDGVFGNMLMRQGIMPSSLNMQDPQVVALKKSILENLIKRELLYMSAQNNVKGNIKKSIDEEYEKIKKNFKNEQDFQKYLNDRGLTEKEIKDNIGKNIILQDFVKSQSEKVKVSDKEMKEFYEQNKAQFKQQEQVRASHIIILTNDKDEKKAEETINKIYKEIQGGLDFAEAAKKYSEDGSAQQGGDLGYFTRGKMVQEFEDVAFKMNKDEISKPFKSRFGYHILKVTDKKPEKQLTYEEVKDDVKNIIVSEKTKKLLDDIIEKNRLSAKIEYAK from the coding sequence ATGAAAAAGATTTTTTTAACTTTGATGTTCTTAACTATAACTACTGCTATTTTTGCTCAAACTCTTGCCACAATAAACGGCAAGGTTAAAATAGACAGCAGCGAAGTTGACGGTGTATTTGGCAATATGCTAATGAGACAAGGTATCATGCCGTCAAGCCTTAATATGCAAGACCCACAAGTAGTAGCCCTCAAAAAAAGTATACTGGAAAACCTCATCAAAAGGGAACTTCTATATATGTCTGCTCAAAACAACGTAAAAGGGAATATAAAAAAATCCATTGATGAAGAGTATGAAAAAATCAAGAAAAACTTTAAAAATGAACAAGATTTTCAAAAATATCTTAATGACAGAGGATTGACTGAAAAGGAAATCAAAGACAATATCGGCAAAAATATTATTCTTCAAGATTTTGTGAAATCACAATCGGAAAAAGTTAAGGTCAGCGATAAGGAGATGAAGGAATTTTACGAACAAAATAAAGCACAATTTAAACAGCAAGAGCAGGTTAGAGCATCTCACATTATTATTTTGACTAATGATAAAGATGAAAAAAAGGCTGAAGAAACAATCAATAAAATTTACAAAGAAATTCAAGGCGGGCTCGATTTTGCAGAAGCTGCAAAAAAGTATTCCGAAGACGGCTCAGCTCAGCAAGGTGGCGATTTGGGTTATTTTACCAGAGGTAAAATGGTACAAGAGTTTGAAGATGTGGCTTTTAAAATGAATAAAGACGAAATTTCAAAGCCTTTTAAATCAAGATTCGGATATCATATTTTAAAAGTTACCGACAAGAAGCCTGAAAAACAGCTTACTTACGAAGAAGTAAAAGACGATGTAAAAAATATTATTGTTTCAGAAAAAACTAAAAAGCTACTTGACGATATAATCGAAAAAAACAGATTGTCAGCAAAAATAGAATACGCAAAATAA
- a CDS encoding TIGR01212 family radical SAM protein (This family includes YhcC from E. coli K-12, an uncharacterized radical SAM protein.) codes for MRYYSLNNYYRNRYGGKVRKISIDAGFTCPNRDGAKGVGGCIYCDVNSFVHVPKGEIARQVGIQIEKLNNRGVDKFTLYFQSYSNTYGKIEDIVAKIDEALIDDRIVEIAIGTRPDVVENQKLEEIKRRYSDYDVVFELGLQSIHNTTLNLINRGHTFEDFDDAVNRVKSFGFKVCAHVILGLPFETKQMMLETVKYLSDKKVDFVKFHHLHVLKGTKLENMFVDKKFKLLGEDEYIEILSDAIKILDRDIVISRLVGDSPKEITVAPNWPESKLIFLNKLNNYLETNDIYQGKGD; via the coding sequence ATGAGATATTATAGCTTAAATAATTATTATAGAAACAGGTATGGCGGAAAAGTCAGAAAAATTTCCATTGATGCGGGTTTTACATGCCCAAATCGAGACGGAGCAAAAGGGGTAGGGGGATGTATTTATTGCGATGTGAACTCTTTTGTTCATGTTCCAAAAGGCGAAATAGCTAGGCAAGTAGGAATTCAAATCGAAAAATTAAATAATAGAGGGGTAGATAAGTTTACCCTCTATTTCCAATCGTATTCAAATACCTATGGAAAAATTGAAGATATCGTTGCAAAGATTGATGAAGCTCTTATTGATGACAGAATAGTTGAGATTGCCATCGGTACGAGACCTGACGTAGTTGAAAATCAAAAACTTGAAGAAATTAAAAGAAGATATTCGGATTATGATGTAGTTTTTGAACTTGGTTTACAATCAATACACAACACTACATTAAATTTGATAAACAGGGGGCATACCTTTGAAGATTTTGATGATGCCGTTAATAGAGTTAAAAGTTTTGGTTTTAAGGTTTGTGCACATGTGATTTTGGGTTTGCCCTTTGAAACAAAGCAAATGATGCTTGAAACTGTCAAATACTTATCGGATAAAAAAGTAGATTTTGTCAAATTTCACCATCTCCACGTTTTAAAAGGGACAAAGCTTGAAAATATGTTTGTTGATAAAAAATTTAAACTTCTTGGCGAGGATGAGTATATTGAAATACTTTCAGATGCAATTAAAATTTTGGATAGAGATATAGTTATTTCAAGGCTTGTGGGGGATTCACCAAAAGAGATTACGGTAGCCCCAAATTGGCCTGAAAGTAAGTTAATATTTCTTAACAAATTGAATAATTATTTAGAGACAAACGATATTTATCAGGGTAAAGGGGATTAA
- the cls gene encoding cardiolipin synthase produces the protein MPHIFTILLEYFSLILTIFLVLVVLSNRKEARATLAWVILIIFLPYFGAILYLIFGNPRLKMIERKLKRKTDIRYSITSEVTDEYKNCMIGNQVTKINDIHPYLCSNLEFLNSASIKYTKLAEDILMAKDYILLEYYVFRQDETGKFFLNLLTKKLKDGVKVYLLYDGVGAIGLTLKQTLKKFRDNGGKAAAFLSPFNVKFFTRVNFRNHRKIAIIDGKICYLGGINIGNEYIGDLLKGSDWIDAHIRFSGEAVVSVLELFVEDWFFTTGEDISDVIKRPELNMKGDTSVHLLPSGPNEELSMIYSSLFALISGAKKNINILTPYLVPDEPILELLKFTARKGVEINIVCPGKNNHPFVAAAGRSYYEDLLKNGVSIYETSNTMLHAKIITVDDRITLIGSANIDYRSFKLNFELSALVYKERFTENVLRFIEKYKAESMLISTESIKNKKMHLKIYESICRTLSPVL, from the coding sequence TTGCCGCATATTTTTACGATACTACTGGAATATTTCAGTTTAATCTTAACAATATTTTTGGTACTTGTGGTTTTATCTAACAGAAAAGAGGCAAGGGCGACTTTAGCCTGGGTTATATTGATAATTTTTTTGCCGTATTTCGGAGCAATTCTCTATTTGATTTTTGGAAATCCAAGACTTAAGATGATTGAGCGAAAACTCAAAAGAAAAACAGACATAAGATATTCAATAACCAGTGAAGTTACCGATGAATACAAAAATTGCATGATAGGAAATCAAGTGACCAAAATTAATGATATTCATCCTTATTTGTGCTCAAACCTTGAGTTTTTAAACAGTGCATCGATTAAATATACAAAACTTGCCGAGGACATTCTCATGGCAAAAGACTATATTTTGCTTGAGTATTATGTTTTCAGACAGGATGAGACGGGTAAGTTTTTTTTAAATCTTTTGACAAAAAAGCTAAAAGATGGAGTCAAGGTATATCTTTTATATGACGGTGTGGGAGCAATCGGTTTGACTCTGAAACAGACTCTGAAAAAATTTAGGGATAACGGCGGTAAGGCTGCGGCATTTTTATCCCCTTTTAATGTTAAATTTTTTACGAGGGTAAATTTTAGAAATCACCGTAAAATTGCAATTATTGACGGGAAAATTTGTTATTTGGGCGGGATAAATATCGGCAATGAATATATAGGTGACCTTTTGAAAGGCTCGGATTGGATTGATGCCCATATAAGATTTTCAGGGGAAGCGGTTGTGTCTGTGCTGGAGCTATTTGTTGAAGATTGGTTTTTTACGACAGGGGAGGATATCAGTGACGTTATCAAAAGGCCTGAATTAAATATGAAAGGGGATACATCTGTTCATTTGTTGCCTTCAGGTCCTAATGAGGAGTTGTCAATGATATACAGCTCTTTATTTGCTTTAATCAGCGGTGCGAAAAAGAATATAAATATTTTGACACCATACCTTGTCCCTGATGAGCCTATACTTGAGCTATTAAAATTTACAGCACGAAAAGGGGTGGAAATTAACATTGTTTGTCCTGGAAAAAATAATCACCCTTTTGTGGCAGCTGCAGGTAGGTCTTATTATGAAGATTTGCTTAAAAATGGCGTAAGTATTTATGAGACATCTAATACAATGTTACATGCAAAGATTATCACCGTAGATGACAGGATTACGCTTATAGGGTCTGCAAATATCGATTACAGAAGTTTTAAACTAAATTTTGAGCTTAGTGCACTTGTTTACAAAGAGCGATTTACTGAAAATGTTTTGCGGTTTATTGAGAAATATAAAGCTGAAAGCATGTTGATATCAACAGAAAGTATAAAAAATAAAAAGATGCACCTTAAAATTTACGAAAGTATATGCCGCACACTATCACCTGTTTTGTAA
- the rarD gene encoding EamA family transporter RarD, with translation MNNKTSGLISAIGAFLIWGFLPLYWKLLKVVPAFEILTHRIIWSTIFLFIIILFQKRLKEFLSAFKLKNLKISILSGLFVGGNWLLYIWAVNNNYVIESSLGYYINPLISVLIGKVFFKETLTRTQIAAIITATFGVLILTFGYGRFPWIAVTLSLSFAIYGALRKISNLGPIMGLQVETILLIIPAGFYFLYLTNNSTNNFLILSPFYKFLLIGAGVVTSTPLLLFAQAVRNINLSTVGMLQYIGPTINFLLGVFIFKEEFSIYHLFAFILIWIAVALFSSTSILAEYRKNHYLQNR, from the coding sequence ATGAATAATAAGACAAGCGGACTCATTTCTGCAATCGGAGCATTTTTGATATGGGGGTTTCTCCCTTTATATTGGAAACTTTTAAAGGTTGTCCCCGCATTTGAAATATTAACCCATAGAATTATATGGTCGACAATATTTTTGTTCATCATAATTCTCTTTCAAAAAAGATTAAAAGAATTTTTGAGTGCTTTCAAACTTAAAAATCTCAAAATTTCTATTTTAAGCGGTCTCTTTGTAGGTGGCAATTGGCTACTTTACATTTGGGCGGTTAATAACAATTATGTTATTGAATCAAGTTTGGGATATTATATTAATCCGCTTATAAGCGTATTGATAGGTAAAGTGTTTTTCAAAGAAACACTGACAAGGACTCAAATTGCTGCGATAATTACAGCTACATTTGGTGTACTTATTTTAACTTTTGGATATGGCAGATTCCCTTGGATAGCAGTTACGCTTTCATTAAGTTTTGCAATTTACGGAGCTTTAAGAAAAATCTCAAATCTTGGGCCTATTATGGGGCTTCAGGTTGAGACAATCCTATTAATTATTCCTGCAGGCTTCTACTTTTTGTATCTTACCAACAATAGTACTAACAACTTTTTGATATTAAGCCCTTTTTATAAGTTTTTGCTTATTGGTGCCGGGGTAGTTACATCTACACCACTTCTTTTATTCGCTCAGGCAGTTAGAAATATAAATCTTTCCACCGTAGGTATGCTTCAATATATTGGCCCGACAATAAACTTTTTGCTGGGGGTTTTTATATTCAAAGAAGAATTTTCGATTTACCACCTTTTCGCTTTTATTTTAATTTGGATTGCAGTCGCCTTATTCTCATCAACTTCTATTTTGGCTGAATACAGAAAAAATCATTATTTACAAAACAGGTGA
- a CDS encoding efflux RND transporter permease subunit, protein MSEHKQVKGAIAWMANNSVAANILMLVFLVGGFLMTFNIKQEVFPQFDLDEVRVTVAYPGASPEEVEQGVVLPIEEAIQDIEGIKKVNSTANEGSATISIEAVETKQLQRIYEDVKNAVDRITTFAEDVEKPVVEIPSRSSRVITPIIYGNVDDKVLRNYTELIRDELLKDENITMVELLGEKPLEIKIDIDLETLRKYNLNISDVATAISTNSKDVPAGSIKTKSGEILLRSKGKKYFAEDFRDIPIKYNADGSIVYLKDIATIQDSFYENDIFLNYNGMPAIGIKVYRVGKQTPIQVADAVKNIIEKLKLELPKGIYIDYTDDRSDIYKQRINLLLKNGYLGLALVFILLTLFLELRLAFWVTLGIPISFLGSFLFLPSFDVSLNMVSLFAYIISLGIVVDDAIVVGENIYYYRQSGMSFMDAAIKGAKEIAFPVVFSVLTNIIAFLPMFFIPGVMGKIFVNIPAVVITVFAISLIESIFILPAHIGHQKDEPKNIFLKYFSKFQQKFSNGFVKFINKTYRPSVILALKYRYVTIVLGICVLVIFLTYVKSGRLGFTLFPKVESDFAYISGTLPLDAPVEDTLKVRDYILKKSSKVIAENGGEKLHTGTLTYVNNNTFWIQILLTPPDVRPINTYELVEKLRKQIGNIPGLENLKFASDFGGPGSGSALSVQLSHRDTATLNLAAKELAKALEEYPIVSDIDDGFTLGKKQIDITLKPLAYMLGITPNYIARELRNRYYGNEAITQQRGRNELKITVRLSKNDRENLNIFENMIIKTPTGEEVPVKEIANVKYSRAYTSINRTDNKRVVTVSADVTPQKRAQEIISEIKTKIFPKLTEKYQGLTFSLEGKEADRRESTNALFRGLLFALLGIYVVLAIPFKSYFQPAIIMISIPFGIIGAVIGHIIMGYSLSLISIMGIVALSGVVVNDSLVLIDLANNKIKDGLYPYKAVVEAGVQRFRPIMLTTLTTFFGLMPMIFETSRQARFLIPMAISLGFGILFATMITLVFVPSLYIVLEDIKHFLKKIFR, encoded by the coding sequence ATGAGTGAACATAAACAAGTAAAAGGTGCCATCGCGTGGATGGCAAACAATTCGGTAGCTGCCAATATACTAATGCTTGTGTTTTTAGTGGGCGGTTTTTTAATGACTTTCAATATAAAGCAGGAAGTGTTTCCTCAATTTGACCTTGATGAAGTCAGAGTTACCGTTGCATATCCCGGTGCAAGCCCTGAAGAGGTAGAGCAAGGGGTAGTGCTACCCATAGAGGAAGCCATTCAAGATATTGAAGGAATTAAAAAAGTCAATTCCACGGCAAATGAAGGGTCTGCAACAATAAGTATTGAAGCAGTGGAAACAAAACAATTACAAAGAATCTACGAAGATGTAAAAAATGCCGTGGACAGAATTACAACCTTTGCGGAAGATGTTGAAAAACCGGTCGTAGAAATTCCATCTCGCAGCAGCCGAGTCATTACACCCATAATATATGGCAACGTCGATGACAAAGTTCTCAGAAATTATACAGAATTAATTCGTGATGAGCTTTTAAAAGACGAAAATATTACTATGGTTGAGCTTCTGGGGGAAAAGCCTCTTGAAATAAAAATAGATATCGACCTTGAAACTCTCAGAAAATACAACCTAAACATAAGTGATGTTGCAACAGCCATATCCACCAACTCAAAAGATGTACCCGCCGGCAGCATCAAGACAAAAAGCGGTGAAATCCTATTAAGGTCTAAAGGTAAAAAATATTTTGCTGAAGACTTCAGAGATATACCTATAAAATATAATGCTGACGGTTCAATAGTTTATTTAAAAGATATAGCGACAATTCAAGACAGCTTTTACGAAAATGACATATTTTTAAATTATAACGGAATGCCTGCCATAGGTATCAAAGTATATCGTGTAGGCAAGCAAACCCCTATACAAGTAGCTGATGCAGTTAAAAATATTATTGAAAAATTAAAGCTCGAACTTCCAAAAGGGATTTACATAGATTACACAGATGACAGGTCAGACATATACAAACAAAGAATAAATCTTCTATTAAAAAACGGTTACTTAGGACTTGCCCTTGTATTCATTCTACTTACCCTATTTTTGGAATTGCGGCTTGCTTTCTGGGTTACTTTAGGGATACCAATCTCTTTTTTAGGCTCATTCCTTTTTTTACCATCCTTTGATGTAAGTTTGAATATGGTAAGTCTTTTTGCTTATATAATTTCCCTCGGTATAGTTGTGGACGATGCAATTGTGGTAGGTGAAAATATTTATTACTACAGACAAAGCGGTATGAGCTTCATGGATGCAGCCATTAAGGGTGCAAAAGAGATTGCCTTCCCTGTCGTTTTCAGTGTCCTGACAAATATTATTGCTTTTTTGCCAATGTTTTTCATACCGGGAGTAATGGGTAAAATATTTGTAAATATCCCGGCAGTAGTAATTACAGTTTTTGCAATCTCATTGATTGAATCTATTTTTATCCTACCAGCTCATATAGGGCATCAAAAGGACGAACCAAAAAACATATTCCTTAAATATTTTAGCAAATTTCAACAAAAATTCAGTAACGGTTTTGTTAAATTTATTAACAAGACATACAGACCATCTGTTATTTTGGCACTTAAATACAGATACGTTACAATAGTATTAGGTATTTGCGTATTAGTAATATTTCTCACATATGTTAAATCAGGCAGATTAGGATTTACCTTATTCCCAAAGGTGGAGTCTGACTTTGCATATATCAGCGGCACACTTCCTCTTGATGCTCCCGTAGAAGATACCTTAAAAGTAAGGGATTATATCCTTAAAAAATCTTCAAAAGTAATTGCTGAAAACGGCGGAGAAAAGCTTCACACCGGAACATTAACATATGTAAACAACAATACCTTTTGGATTCAAATTTTACTTACCCCGCCGGATGTCAGACCTATAAACACTTATGAACTTGTTGAAAAGTTAAGAAAGCAAATTGGAAATATTCCGGGGCTTGAAAATTTAAAATTTGCTTCAGACTTTGGCGGCCCGGGCTCAGGCTCGGCACTTAGCGTTCAGCTCAGCCATAGAGACACTGCCACATTAAACCTGGCCGCAAAAGAGTTAGCAAAAGCCCTTGAAGAATACCCTATTGTATCTGATATAGATGATGGTTTTACTCTTGGTAAAAAACAGATTGATATTACACTCAAGCCTCTTGCTTATATGCTTGGCATAACACCAAATTATATCGCAAGGGAGTTAAGAAACAGATATTACGGTAATGAGGCTATAACACAGCAAAGAGGACGGAATGAACTTAAAATTACAGTAAGACTGAGTAAAAATGACAGAGAAAACCTTAATATATTTGAAAATATGATTATTAAAACCCCTACGGGTGAAGAGGTACCTGTAAAGGAGATAGCAAATGTTAAATATTCAAGGGCATATACTTCAATTAACAGGACTGACAATAAAAGGGTCGTAACCGTATCAGCTGATGTTACACCGCAAAAAAGGGCTCAGGAGATTATCTCTGAAATAAAAACAAAAATATTTCCAAAATTAACTGAAAAATATCAAGGGCTTACTTTTAGCCTTGAAGGTAAAGAAGCAGACAGAAGAGAAAGTACCAATGCACTTTTTAGAGGATTACTGTTTGCACTGTTAGGTATTTACGTTGTACTTGCAATCCCTTTCAAAAGTTATTTTCAGCCGGCTATCATAATGATAAGTATACCATTTGGTATAATAGGGGCTGTAATAGGGCACATTATAATGGGTTATTCTTTAAGTCTAATAAGTATAATGGGCATAGTAGCTCTCTCGGGCGTAGTCGTTAATGATTCACTTGTATTAATTGACCTTGCAAACAATAAGATAAAAGACGGGCTGTATCCATATAAGGCAGTGGTTGAAGCAGGTGTGCAAAGGTTTAGACCTATTATGCTGACTACGCTTACAACCTTTTTTGGACTTATGCCTATGATTTTTGAGACATCAAGACAAGCAAGATTTTTAATCCCAATGGCTATTTCTCTCGGGTTTGGAATTCTTTTTGCAACAATGATTACACTTGTCTTCGTCCCTTCGTTATACATTGTATTGGAAGATATAAAACATTTTCTTAAGAAAATTTTCAGATGA